One window from the genome of Pseudomonas fluorescens encodes:
- a CDS encoding DEAD/DEAH box helicase — protein MEELTIRKLGNTKFKDLYFQLLKGDELGNTEIVKLLAIAVLLLNHKSLEIRRLGYRIILFYGNASGQYQALYDVALNSGLHPVSAVISSYFPEDDHRSESFIRNIVGSYIDTFRDQGIVLTEQQDALRTFVQSEYRKSSVVVAPTSYGKSELIIQSVRENPGQRILILVPSKALLAQTKKRLIYADIEGLGKVVTHPEMYSVERKNRAFVLTQERLNRLLNENAGLSFDMVFVDEAHNLLQSDRRSELLAAMLCILGARNPETSFKFLTPFLCDELNVRVRFLDMIPSGFKIDEYIKSERFYIRDFRAGRGQTKLKLYDHFLNDWMEFDRRYANCFELIKGEALSKNIVYGNRKKSIESFAVELAAVLPPVDCPLIQTACAELGELFDRRYKLIGCLRKGVMYHHGSIPDTIRLYLENLFSSSKQMRFLVCNSTLLEGVNLPIERLFVFDFFKGKQKLTPSQFKNLVGRVNRFSEVFAPGAKAALRKLESSIYLLGVNGYTRDNAALETFYDKSVNVSKVVKDTVSNVLLEATKIIDGKVSVLYDDAVARLENLHPGVVKDRECRYVTTQVGKLLIANSVSEIDVFSEEEAIERKIRRGIEANGVINTVDRLMLAISKSFVDHFDDSREYSDLVRLKQEPARNFYAMILDWKLKKLSVKQTIRQTLAYWKKLVETSHSDHVFVGKWGDTKYRDSKYENWVRISQKDDGERINLAIVRLKDEDDFFDNKIFKFVEVLNGVGALDPGFYKLIKYGTADDTKIKLIRDGYSHGLADLMLERYPETVRATLGGEIEVSPRLVNMMINNEESDLLIFEAKMNLKPI, from the coding sequence ATGGAAGAGCTGACTATCAGGAAACTGGGCAACACCAAGTTCAAGGATCTGTATTTCCAACTCCTCAAGGGAGACGAACTGGGTAACACAGAGATTGTGAAACTTTTGGCGATCGCCGTGCTGCTCCTTAACCACAAGAGCCTCGAAATTCGGCGTCTCGGCTACCGCATTATCCTGTTTTACGGTAACGCTTCGGGTCAGTACCAGGCGCTGTACGATGTAGCACTCAACAGTGGTCTGCACCCTGTCTCAGCAGTAATCAGCAGCTACTTTCCGGAGGATGATCACCGCAGCGAGTCGTTCATCCGAAACATCGTGGGCAGCTACATCGATACCTTCCGTGATCAAGGCATCGTGCTGACTGAGCAACAAGATGCCCTGCGGACATTCGTTCAGTCGGAGTACCGTAAGTCGTCAGTCGTGGTTGCTCCGACCAGTTACGGTAAATCTGAGCTCATCATCCAATCGGTGAGGGAAAATCCAGGGCAGCGGATCCTGATCCTCGTGCCTTCTAAGGCTCTGCTGGCCCAGACGAAAAAACGGTTGATCTACGCGGACATTGAGGGGTTGGGCAAGGTGGTGACCCACCCCGAGATGTATTCGGTTGAGCGAAAGAACAGGGCATTTGTCCTGACCCAGGAGCGGCTCAACAGGCTCTTGAACGAGAACGCCGGGCTGAGCTTCGATATGGTCTTCGTCGACGAGGCCCACAACCTGCTGCAGAGCGACCGCAGAAGTGAGTTACTGGCTGCCATGCTGTGCATCCTGGGGGCTCGTAATCCGGAAACATCATTCAAGTTCCTGACTCCCTTCCTATGCGATGAACTCAACGTCCGTGTGCGCTTCCTGGACATGATCCCGAGCGGATTCAAGATCGACGAGTACATCAAGTCTGAGCGCTTCTACATCAGGGATTTTAGGGCAGGGAGGGGCCAGACGAAGCTCAAGCTCTATGACCATTTCCTGAATGACTGGATGGAGTTCGATCGGAGGTATGCCAACTGCTTCGAGCTCATCAAAGGCGAAGCACTGTCCAAAAACATCGTTTACGGCAACAGGAAGAAAAGCATTGAGTCATTTGCGGTTGAACTGGCAGCCGTGCTGCCGCCCGTAGATTGTCCGCTGATCCAGACGGCCTGTGCCGAGCTAGGAGAGCTTTTTGACCGACGCTACAAACTGATCGGCTGCCTGCGCAAAGGGGTTATGTACCACCATGGTTCGATCCCTGACACCATCCGTCTTTACTTGGAGAACCTCTTCAGTAGCTCCAAGCAGATGAGGTTTCTGGTCTGCAACTCCACGCTTCTGGAAGGGGTGAACCTGCCGATCGAACGACTCTTCGTTTTTGATTTTTTCAAAGGGAAGCAAAAGCTGACGCCATCTCAATTCAAGAACCTGGTCGGACGCGTCAACCGGTTCAGTGAGGTCTTTGCGCCTGGAGCTAAGGCTGCGTTGAGAAAGCTGGAGTCCAGCATCTACCTGTTGGGCGTAAATGGCTACACACGCGACAATGCAGCGCTTGAGACTTTCTACGATAAATCCGTCAACGTCTCAAAGGTGGTCAAGGACACTGTCAGCAACGTTCTGCTTGAAGCCACCAAGATCATCGATGGGAAGGTGTCGGTTCTCTACGACGACGCCGTGGCTCGTCTTGAGAATCTGCATCCTGGCGTGGTTAAAGATCGAGAGTGTCGGTACGTTACCACTCAGGTGGGCAAGCTCCTCATCGCGAACAGTGTCAGTGAAATTGACGTGTTCTCAGAGGAGGAGGCTATTGAACGGAAGATCAGACGAGGCATCGAGGCGAACGGCGTCATCAATACCGTTGACAGGCTGATGCTTGCGATCTCCAAATCGTTCGTCGATCACTTCGACGACAGCCGAGAGTACAGCGACCTGGTGCGTCTCAAGCAAGAGCCTGCCCGGAATTTCTACGCCATGATCCTGGATTGGAAGCTGAAGAAACTCAGCGTCAAGCAGACGATCCGACAGACGCTCGCGTACTGGAAAAAGCTGGTCGAGACTAGCCATAGCGATCACGTATTCGTGGGTAAATGGGGTGATACCAAATATCGCGACAGCAAGTACGAGAACTGGGTAAGAATCTCCCAAAAGGATGACGGCGAGCGTATTAACCTGGCAATCGTCCGTCTCAAGGACGAGGACGATTTCTTCGACAACAAGATTTTCAAGTTCGTCGAGGTGCTGAATGGGGTAGGTGCCCTGGATCCAGGCTTCTACAAACTCATCAAATACGGTACTGCGGATGACACGAAGATCAAGCTCATCCGCGATGGCTACAGCCATGGCCTAGCGGATCTGATGCTCGAACGGTACCCCGAAACTGTGCGTGCGACGCTTGGCGGCGAGATCGAAGTGAGCCCTCGCCTAGTCAACATGATGATCAACAACGAGGAAAGCGATCTGCTGATTTTTGAAGCCAAGATGAACCTCAAACCCATCTGA
- a CDS encoding FRG domain-containing protein produces MKQYAANSVDELNQLIGSFGEDILFRGQTSHYGEVGAPSIGTSFDRKGCIPSEMLKWCRYSQGVLDAYIAQHRSDFAYQQALLQHYGWHSFYVDCTSSAAVAAWFASHKYSEATTLELCEDCDEVAVMVRKRMARYAPVIGTGHLYVLSKQAANHVGLVNLATLTVEGYRPRTVAQSAWLLGPLHNPIPQNCYLAQITVPSDVLQAYAAARGLTDTNTLFPSPADDPILRSLLGLPWEEIKFEASLKNLPAFKRALELPEYHPSSVKIASAQTAFYRGARILDTQGSIDGNPHSGIFVEIPDMVLYGSADPSTPLRFPEIEKLINENGTIAFEADTLIKHPTLDHLTLYQKGVGVIPRGPDLFEVCELTVNHPGLRLSGAGFITGWTYRRQASGVWTREAQTTDCSCGNPIVHAQHISALHIAEEFLKDPKGFD; encoded by the coding sequence TTGAAGCAATATGCAGCGAATAGCGTCGACGAGTTAAACCAGCTCATTGGGAGCTTCGGTGAGGATATTTTGTTTCGTGGCCAGACCTCCCATTACGGTGAGGTGGGAGCCCCCTCCATAGGAACGTCCTTCGACAGGAAGGGGTGCATACCGAGCGAAATGCTCAAGTGGTGTCGCTACTCCCAAGGCGTGTTGGATGCCTACATCGCCCAGCACCGATCAGACTTTGCCTACCAGCAGGCCCTCCTTCAGCACTACGGGTGGCATTCGTTTTACGTCGATTGCACTTCAAGTGCAGCCGTAGCTGCATGGTTCGCCAGCCACAAATACAGTGAAGCAACCACGCTGGAGCTGTGCGAGGACTGTGACGAGGTGGCGGTGATGGTCAGAAAGCGCATGGCCCGCTATGCACCTGTGATCGGCACTGGCCATCTGTATGTGCTCAGTAAGCAGGCCGCTAATCATGTAGGCCTGGTCAACTTGGCTACGTTGACGGTTGAGGGCTACAGGCCGCGCACCGTGGCTCAGTCAGCTTGGCTTCTCGGCCCTCTGCACAATCCGATTCCACAGAATTGCTATCTCGCACAAATCACTGTCCCGAGCGACGTTCTGCAGGCGTATGCCGCTGCCCGTGGCTTAACCGACACGAACACGCTCTTTCCCTCTCCCGCAGACGATCCGATCTTAAGATCACTGCTGGGCTTACCGTGGGAGGAGATCAAGTTTGAAGCAAGCCTCAAAAATCTGCCTGCGTTCAAGCGAGCACTGGAGCTTCCGGAATACCATCCAAGCTCAGTGAAAATCGCAAGTGCGCAAACGGCGTTCTATCGTGGTGCAAGGATTCTGGATACCCAGGGTTCGATTGATGGTAACCCTCACAGTGGAATCTTCGTCGAAATCCCGGACATGGTGCTCTATGGCTCAGCCGACCCGAGCACCCCCCTTCGCTTCCCTGAGATCGAGAAGCTAATCAACGAGAATGGCACGATAGCATTCGAAGCAGACACGTTGATCAAGCATCCAACCCTCGATCACCTGACGCTCTACCAGAAGGGCGTCGGCGTCATACCTCGCGGGCCCGACCTATTTGAGGTTTGTGAACTCACCGTCAACCACCCAGGGCTCCGACTGAGCGGCGCCGGCTTCATCACGGGCTGGACATATCGGAGGCAGGCAAGCGGAGTGTGGACACGGGAAGCTCAGACCACAGATTGCTCATGCGGCAATCCCATCGTCCATGCACAGCACATCAGCGCACTGCACATCGCCGAAGAGTTCCTGAAAGATCCCAAAGGCTTCGATTGA
- the uvrY gene encoding UvrY/SirA/GacA family response regulator transcription factor, which translates to MIRVLVVDDHDLVRTGITRMLADIDGLQVVGQAESGEESLIKARELKPDVVLMDVKMPGIGGLEATRKLLRSHPDIKVVAVTVCEEDPFPTRLLQAGAAGYLTKGAGLNEMVQAIRLVFAGQRYISPQIAQQLAIKSFQPTNDSPFDALSEREIQIALMIVGCQKVQIISDKLCLSPKTVNTYRYRIFEKLSISSDVELTLLAVRHGMVDASA; encoded by the coding sequence TTGATTAGGGTGTTAGTGGTCGATGACCATGATCTCGTCCGTACGGGCATTACACGAATGCTGGCTGACATCGACGGCCTGCAGGTAGTTGGTCAGGCTGAATCCGGGGAAGAGTCCCTGATCAAGGCACGTGAATTGAAACCCGACGTGGTATTGATGGACGTCAAGATGCCTGGCATCGGCGGCCTTGAAGCCACGCGCAAGCTGCTGCGCAGTCACCCGGACATCAAGGTGGTCGCGGTAACCGTCTGCGAAGAGGACCCATTCCCCACCCGGCTGTTGCAAGCGGGCGCGGCGGGCTACCTCACCAAGGGCGCTGGCTTGAACGAAATGGTCCAGGCCATTCGTCTGGTTTTTGCCGGGCAACGCTACATCAGCCCGCAAATCGCCCAGCAGTTGGCGATCAAGTCGTTCCAGCCGACCAACGATTCGCCTTTCGATGCGCTGTCGGAACGGGAAATCCAGATTGCCCTGATGATTGTCGGTTGCCAGAAGGTACAGATCATCTCCGACAAGCTGTGCCTGTCCCCCAAGACCGTCAACACCTACCGTTACCGTATCTTCGAGAAGCTTTCGATCAGCAGTGACGTCGAATTGACACTGTTGGCGGTGCGCCACGGCATGGTCGATGCCAGCGCCTGA
- a CDS encoding SMODS domain-containing nucleotidyltransferase has product MSKELFEQFRRNLAVKNADEISKSYRQITEKLNGKYYDSTSDILHCRQVGSYGRHTAVHGVSDLDMAFVLPWSEYDRFQRYENNKQSALLGEIRLALKERFPNHEVRAQQQVVSINFTDYVVEVLPAFEHEDGSYTYPDANDGGSWETCNPVAEIDEINTLNQAKNHNLKRLCKMVRAWKNDHGVPLKGMMIDTLCYQFLKSTADYDAKSYSAYGEMTRDFFAYLVDIDEVKEQWRAPGSGSIITKSGNFHPKAKKALRRLQEALDDAEVAHERWSTVFGEHFPEYVEQEKKQAIAENRVKNGEQFIGRKFSLDIQYTLRIDCSVKNEGDRLRNLMSRVITYRIPKQRELTFWVAEIDVPPPYKIYWKVKNLGPEAIERNMIRGEIRIDSGHHQITEHSTFQGDHYVECYAVKDNVCVARSRIIVPI; this is encoded by the coding sequence ATGAGTAAAGAGCTTTTCGAGCAGTTTCGTAGAAACCTGGCGGTTAAGAATGCCGACGAGATCTCCAAAAGCTACCGGCAGATCACCGAGAAGCTGAACGGGAAATACTACGATAGCACCTCAGACATCCTCCACTGCCGCCAGGTAGGTTCGTACGGTCGCCATACCGCCGTCCACGGCGTAAGCGATCTGGACATGGCATTCGTGCTGCCGTGGTCGGAGTATGATCGCTTTCAGCGTTACGAAAACAACAAACAGTCGGCATTGCTCGGTGAGATACGCCTCGCCCTGAAGGAGCGCTTTCCGAACCATGAGGTCAGGGCTCAGCAGCAGGTAGTGTCGATCAACTTCACGGACTACGTGGTCGAGGTGCTACCTGCATTCGAGCATGAGGATGGCAGCTACACCTATCCGGATGCGAATGACGGAGGCAGCTGGGAAACCTGCAACCCGGTCGCTGAAATCGATGAGATCAACACGCTAAACCAGGCCAAAAACCATAACCTCAAGCGTCTGTGCAAAATGGTGCGGGCCTGGAAGAACGACCATGGCGTGCCGCTAAAAGGGATGATGATCGACACCCTCTGCTACCAATTCCTCAAGAGCACCGCGGACTACGACGCCAAGTCCTATTCCGCTTACGGCGAAATGACTCGGGATTTCTTCGCATACCTGGTGGATATTGACGAGGTCAAGGAGCAATGGCGTGCTCCTGGAAGCGGCTCGATCATCACGAAGTCAGGTAACTTCCACCCCAAAGCCAAGAAGGCCCTGAGGCGTTTACAGGAGGCTTTGGACGATGCTGAGGTAGCCCATGAGCGATGGAGTACCGTCTTTGGCGAACATTTCCCAGAGTATGTCGAGCAGGAAAAGAAGCAGGCAATAGCGGAAAATCGGGTCAAAAATGGCGAACAGTTCATTGGCCGCAAATTCAGTCTCGACATCCAGTACACCCTTCGTATCGATTGTTCGGTCAAAAATGAGGGTGACCGGCTTCGCAACCTCATGTCACGCGTTATTACCTACCGGATCCCGAAACAGCGTGAGCTGACATTCTGGGTAGCCGAGATCGATGTGCCGCCACCTTATAAAATCTACTGGAAGGTGAAGAATCTCGGCCCGGAGGCCATCGAGCGGAACATGATTCGCGGGGAAATCCGTATCGACAGCGGCCACCATCAAATCACCGAGCACTCCACCTTCCAAGGCGATCATTACGTGGAATGCTATGCGGTGAAAGACAACGTGTGCGTTGCCCGCAGCCGAATCATCGTGCCGATATGA
- the pgsA gene encoding CDP-diacylglycerol--glycerol-3-phosphate 3-phosphatidyltransferase has product MNIPNLITVLRVLLIPIFILLFYLPYHWSYVASASVFAFAAATDWLDGYLARRLEQSTPFGAFLDPVADKLMVAVALVLLVQEHGNLWLTLPAAVIIGREIVVSALREWMAELGARAQVAVSNLGKWKTAAQMLALVILLANPSDFSFWVLLGYALLLVSAGLTLWSMVQYLRAAWPHLRTDVDPK; this is encoded by the coding sequence ATGAATATCCCAAACCTGATTACCGTTCTACGCGTCCTGCTCATCCCGATCTTCATATTGCTGTTCTATTTGCCGTACCACTGGAGCTACGTGGCCTCCGCCTCGGTCTTCGCCTTCGCCGCCGCGACGGACTGGCTGGATGGTTACCTGGCCCGACGCCTGGAGCAGAGCACGCCCTTCGGCGCGTTCCTCGATCCGGTGGCCGACAAGCTGATGGTCGCGGTGGCCCTGGTGCTGCTGGTGCAGGAACATGGCAACCTCTGGCTGACCTTGCCGGCGGCGGTGATCATTGGCCGCGAAATCGTCGTCTCGGCACTCCGGGAATGGATGGCCGAGCTGGGCGCCCGTGCCCAGGTCGCCGTGTCGAACCTCGGCAAATGGAAAACCGCCGCGCAGATGCTCGCGCTGGTGATCCTGCTGGCCAACCCGTCGGACTTCAGCTTCTGGGTGCTGCTGGGTTACGCACTGCTGCTGGTTTCCGCTGGGCTGACGTTGTGGTCGATGGTCCAATACCTGCGCGCCGCCTGGCCGCATCTGCGGACTGACGTGGACCCGAAATAA
- the uvrC gene encoding excinuclease ABC subunit UvrC, protein MTELFDPGAFLSTCSGRPGVYRMFDSEARLLYVGKAKNLKKRLASYFRKTGLAPKTSALVGRIAQIETTITANETEALLLEQTLIKEWRPPYNILLRDDKSYPYVFLSDGAFPRLSIHRGAKKAKGRYFGPYPSAGAIRESLSLLQKTFFVRQCEDSYYKNRTRPCLQYQIKRCKAPCVGFVEPQVYAEDVRHSVMFLEGRSNALTDELSAAMEDAAVNLEFERAAELRDQIGLLRRVQDQQSMEGGSGDVDVIAAFINPGGACVHLISVRGGRVLGSKNFFPQVGIEEDVAEVMAAFLGQYYISSPERDLPAELIVNVVHEDFPALIEAIDKLRGRELTISHRVRGTRARWQQLAVTNAEQALGARLANRQHVAARFDALADVLNLDEPPQRLECYDISHSSGEATVASCVVFGPEGPIKSDYRRYNIEGVTPGDDYAAMHQALMRRFGKLKDGEGKLPDILLVDGGKGQLSMARDVLNELMVPDLILLGVAKGATRKAGFETLYLNDAAHEFTLKGDSPALHLIQQIRDEAHRFAITGHRARRGKTRRTSTLEGVAGVGPTRRRDLLKHFGGLQELSRASIEEIAKAPGISKKLAESIYANLHSE, encoded by the coding sequence ATGACTGAATTGTTTGATCCCGGCGCGTTCCTCTCCACCTGCAGCGGTCGTCCCGGCGTGTACCGCATGTTCGACAGCGAGGCGCGCCTGCTTTATGTCGGCAAGGCCAAGAACCTCAAGAAACGCCTGGCCAGCTACTTTCGCAAGACCGGCCTGGCCCCGAAGACCTCTGCCCTGGTGGGGCGCATCGCGCAAATCGAAACGACGATCACCGCCAATGAAACCGAGGCCCTGCTGCTCGAACAGACGCTGATCAAGGAATGGCGCCCGCCGTACAACATCCTGCTGCGCGACGACAAATCCTACCCCTACGTGTTTCTGTCCGACGGGGCGTTTCCGCGCCTGAGCATTCATCGGGGTGCCAAGAAGGCCAAGGGCAGGTATTTCGGCCCTTATCCCAGCGCCGGGGCGATTCGTGAAAGCCTCAGCCTGCTGCAGAAGACCTTCTTCGTTCGCCAGTGTGAAGACAGCTACTACAAGAACCGCACCCGGCCCTGCCTGCAGTATCAGATCAAGCGCTGCAAGGCGCCTTGCGTGGGGTTTGTCGAGCCCCAGGTCTACGCCGAGGACGTGCGTCACTCGGTGATGTTCCTGGAGGGTCGCAGCAATGCACTGACCGACGAGCTGTCGGCAGCCATGGAGGACGCGGCGGTCAACCTTGAATTCGAACGCGCCGCCGAGCTGCGCGACCAGATTGGCCTGTTGCGCCGTGTGCAGGACCAGCAAAGCATGGAAGGCGGCAGCGGCGATGTCGATGTGATCGCGGCGTTCATCAACCCGGGCGGCGCCTGCGTGCATTTGATCAGCGTGCGCGGTGGTCGTGTGCTGGGCAGCAAGAACTTCTTTCCCCAAGTGGGTATCGAGGAAGACGTGGCCGAGGTCATGGCGGCTTTCCTGGGCCAGTACTACATCAGCAGTCCGGAACGGGACTTGCCGGCCGAGTTGATCGTCAACGTGGTCCATGAAGATTTCCCGGCCCTGATCGAAGCCATCGACAAGCTCCGCGGTCGTGAACTGACCATCAGCCACCGCGTTCGCGGCACCCGTGCCCGTTGGCAGCAACTGGCCGTGACCAACGCCGAACAGGCCCTGGGCGCGCGCCTGGCCAACCGTCAACACGTGGCCGCGCGGTTCGATGCCCTGGCCGATGTCCTCAATCTGGATGAGCCACCGCAACGCCTGGAGTGCTACGACATCAGCCATTCCAGCGGCGAGGCGACCGTGGCCTCCTGCGTGGTGTTCGGTCCCGAAGGCCCGATCAAGTCCGACTACCGCCGTTACAACATCGAAGGCGTCACACCGGGCGATGACTACGCGGCGATGCACCAGGCGCTGATGCGGCGCTTCGGCAAGCTGAAGGACGGGGAGGGCAAGTTGCCGGATATCCTCCTGGTGGACGGCGGCAAGGGCCAGTTGTCCATGGCCCGCGATGTGCTCAATGAGTTGATGGTTCCCGACCTGATCCTGCTCGGCGTGGCCAAGGGCGCGACACGCAAGGCCGGTTTCGAGACCTTGTACCTGAACGATGCCGCCCATGAATTCACCCTCAAGGGCGATTCGCCAGCGCTGCACCTGATCCAACAGATTCGCGACGAAGCCCACCGTTTCGCCATCACCGGACACCGTGCCCGCCGTGGCAAGACGCGCCGTACGTCTACACTTGAAGGTGTGGCAGGCGTCGGCCCGACGCGCCGTCGCGACTTGTTGAAACATTTTGGTGGATTGCAGGAACTGTCTCGTGCCAGCATCGAGGAGATAGCCAAAGCACCCGGTATCAGTAAAAAGCTCGCAGAGTCGATTTATGCAAACCTGCATAGCGAGTAG
- a CDS encoding SLATT domain-containing protein, whose amino-acid sequence MDEQVALKLIAEKAYDVGYSAKLHFSTYDIVEKAPGWIGLISLVIGVLALYIDFLAAKHISALITVIGICSLYITYYGDTKEQYFQAGNKLTQLLDQLKSMSARCKSNHQFTSADQAELDQITTDFRSACQRKHILFSGWLAHKKFFWDQQVDWIAEHREFSFFRDKIPFSVYALIVVILIAFAGGSWLAAHPDLLLSLKDVCTHE is encoded by the coding sequence ATGGATGAGCAGGTTGCGCTGAAGTTGATCGCCGAGAAGGCCTATGACGTCGGGTACTCCGCCAAACTTCACTTCTCCACCTACGACATTGTGGAGAAAGCTCCAGGCTGGATCGGCCTGATCTCCCTGGTGATTGGCGTGCTAGCGCTCTACATCGATTTCTTGGCGGCAAAACACATCTCGGCGCTCATTACGGTGATCGGCATCTGCAGCCTCTACATCACCTATTATGGCGATACCAAAGAGCAGTATTTCCAGGCTGGGAACAAGCTGACGCAGTTGCTGGATCAGCTGAAGAGCATGTCTGCCCGGTGCAAATCCAACCACCAGTTCACCTCCGCCGATCAAGCCGAACTAGATCAAATCACCACCGATTTCCGCTCAGCCTGTCAGAGGAAGCACATCCTGTTCTCGGGCTGGCTTGCTCACAAGAAATTCTTCTGGGATCAACAGGTCGACTGGATCGCTGAGCACCGTGAGTTTTCGTTTTTCAGGGACAAGATCCCGTTTTCAGTTTACGCGCTAATCGTGGTGATTCTGATCGCTTTTGCCGGCGGGTCATGGCTTGCAGCGCATCCAGATCTTCTGCTCTCCCTAAAGGACGTCTGCACCCATGAGTAA
- a CDS encoding tyrosine-type recombinase/integrase, translating into MALSEMTVRHARITGNDYTLGDSDGLTLNVTARGGKVWLFRYYWAGKQKRMSLGSYPQIGLKEARTRRDEARTLVAQGINPYEHRKQQRLAVHAAKEHTFEAVFNQWVEFRRLSLKEGRQSTLSQILRIFNKDVLPSLGGRSIYDINRHDLLDLLSRIEQRKALTTAEKCRTWFNQLFRYALVKIEGLEHNPASDLDVVALPKPPVTHNPFLRMDELPGLMVALRNYGGASQTRLGLRLLLLTGVRTGELRLATPDQFDLEKRLWVIPAEVVKQLQLAMRKPGKQIQNVPPYIVPLSVQALEIVRHLLDQVVPAQRYLFAHRSDLSKRISENTLNGALRRMGYADQLTGHGMRATISTALNEIGYPKVWVDAQLSHADPDKVSAAYNHAEYVEQRRTMMQDWANRLDLWGQGQLKAASSPLTIRLEGAASLPSLENANANAVLYNSGSPATTVPVSTMSISNEPVLNAAQHPPVLPAPTQTGQLREPQVSDIQRQRAEMLATYEASSSLPLLVFAKLAGKSRDQINRDIKARHLLSLSLGNRGQRIPDWQLDPLRHKLVLAALARFPDVDGWRLYGALCKPHERLKGRAPIDVLTKENFDVTARIVCSALGSS; encoded by the coding sequence ATGGCACTCTCAGAAATGACAGTTCGGCACGCCCGAATCACCGGTAATGACTACACCCTCGGCGACAGTGATGGTCTCACACTCAATGTGACGGCCAGAGGCGGCAAAGTCTGGCTCTTCCGCTACTACTGGGCGGGCAAGCAGAAGCGCATGTCCCTCGGTAGTTATCCCCAAATTGGGCTTAAAGAAGCCCGTACCCGTCGTGATGAAGCCCGTACCTTGGTTGCCCAAGGCATCAATCCCTATGAGCATCGCAAACAACAGCGGCTTGCTGTTCATGCTGCGAAGGAGCACACCTTCGAGGCGGTGTTCAATCAGTGGGTGGAGTTCCGCAGGCTGAGCCTGAAGGAAGGGCGTCAAAGCACGCTCTCGCAGATATTGAGAATCTTCAATAAAGACGTCCTGCCCAGCCTGGGCGGGCGGTCTATCTACGATATCAATCGTCACGATCTGCTAGATTTACTGAGCAGGATCGAACAGCGCAAGGCCTTAACGACCGCCGAAAAATGCCGGACCTGGTTCAACCAATTGTTCCGCTATGCGCTGGTGAAAATCGAGGGACTGGAACACAACCCGGCTTCAGACCTTGATGTGGTCGCACTTCCCAAACCTCCTGTTACGCACAATCCATTTCTCCGAATGGACGAGCTCCCAGGATTGATGGTTGCTCTTCGAAATTACGGTGGCGCCAGCCAAACGCGGCTTGGCCTTCGGTTGTTGCTGCTGACCGGTGTCCGCACGGGCGAGTTGCGGTTGGCGACACCAGACCAGTTCGATCTGGAGAAGCGCTTGTGGGTCATACCGGCGGAAGTGGTGAAACAACTCCAGCTAGCGATGCGGAAGCCAGGTAAGCAGATTCAAAATGTGCCGCCGTACATTGTCCCGCTGTCGGTTCAGGCGCTGGAGATCGTGCGTCACTTGCTGGACCAGGTTGTCCCCGCACAGCGCTACTTGTTTGCGCATCGAAGCGACCTGAGCAAGCGCATCAGCGAAAACACGCTGAACGGCGCGTTACGCCGGATGGGGTACGCCGATCAACTCACGGGTCATGGGATGAGGGCGACGATCTCGACGGCGCTGAACGAGATCGGCTACCCGAAGGTGTGGGTGGATGCTCAGCTTTCTCATGCTGATCCGGATAAGGTGAGTGCGGCTTACAACCACGCGGAGTACGTCGAGCAGCGCCGGACCATGATGCAGGATTGGGCGAACCGTCTGGATCTATGGGGGCAGGGCCAGCTAAAAGCGGCAAGTTCTCCGCTGACTATTCGTTTAGAGGGGGCAGCTTCGTTACCTTCGTTGGAAAACGCGAACGCAAACGCCGTTCTGTACAACAGCGGCTCCCCCGCGACGACCGTCCCAGTCTCCACAATGTCCATCAGCAACGAACCGGTCCTTAATGCGGCTCAGCATCCACCTGTCCTACCTGCTCCAACGCAGACTGGACAGCTGCGCGAACCCCAGGTATCAGACATACAACGTCAGCGCGCCGAGATGCTCGCCACTTATGAAGCTTCGAGTAGTCTGCCGCTGCTTGTCTTCGCCAAGCTGGCAGGCAAATCCCGAGATCAGATCAACCGCGATATCAAGGCTCGGCACCTGCTGTCTCTGAGCCTTGGGAATCGCGGTCAGCGCATTCCTGATTGGCAGCTTGATCCACTGCGGCACAAGTTGGTACTTGCTGCGTTAGCGCGGTTTCCGGATGTTGATGGGTGGAGGCTTTATGGCGCTCTTTGTAAACCTCATGAGCGATTAAAAGGTCGCGCGCCAATCGATGTGCTTACTAAGGAGAATTTCGATGTAACCGCGCGGATCGTTTGCAGTGCCCTAGGCTCAAGCTGA